The genomic interval tagagaaattattttcatgaatataaaaaactatgaaaattaaaattgaaattaagcCAACATTTAAATTGgtaatataaaagaataaaataaaatagagaaaaataaaaagagataaactagttagattttataaaaaatatattatacgaTTTTATTCTAATTATATACATCAATTCAAAATTCCAGAATTTGACCGAAATATGATAAAGACCTTAGTAATTGAACATAAATCGTGACCAATGATAATTGTAGTTATGGTTCACACTCAAATCCTCTCAAtcaaattaacatttatttaagtttattaacCAACCTGCGTCAACGAGTTTATTTCAAACATACTTTTAGAAAAACAAATgtatatttttggaagaatttaataaaaaaataaattttacctTGGCATTCTTTGAACGAGGCCTTCACCAAAATGGTTAAAAGCAATTGTAACTTGCATATTCCTATCTTCCGTATAAGAATCACTATGACCCAACAACATAACCTTATCATGATGTGTCATGTAATTGTTAGAAATGGTTATAGCAGTGGACCCATGAATAGCATCAATCAAACCATCATTACAATTAGACAAAGAACAATGATCCACCCAAACATGACTTCCACCAAAGATAGACACACCATCACCGTCCGATACTGTCCTCCACCCATAGTGCCCTGGGGAGTCCCTCACCATAGCATTCCCACCTTGTTTACAATCATGTATATTAATACCATGGATTATAACATTAGTCACATATTGTATAGTAATGCATGGACCACCAGCAATGTGCACACTAGCACCTCTACCATCAATTGTTTTGAAAGAATTCATTATTAATTCTTCTTTTAATTTGATTACCATGTCTCTTGCGAAAATTATCCATAACGGTTCGTTTTGGATCACGGCGTAACGGAGTGTACCCGGCTTCGGGTTCACTGCGTCGTTGTCGCTGTCGTCGTTTACCACGTAAATTTTACCATCTCTTCCACCTATGGCGTTTTTGCCGAATCCAATTGCACAATCTGCTAGCCTTTGTCTGTTCTTCTCCCAATTGGAGTCACACCTCCAACAATCATCAATGGGGTTTCCACTCCCACATGATAGGTACCCTAACTTCCTCCTAGATACAGAGGCATTGATTTTCctgcaataaaaataaaaatatatttaaaataaggaTTTGGACTCTCTatttaatgtaattaatttaagtggtggagaatgtatgtttaattaattacctgTTTACCTCTTGGACAACCAATTGAGGGTTTTGAAGAGAGGAAGAGGAAATGAGGGTAGGAGTGAGAAGAGAGAAgaggaaaaaaagaaaagagaaaggagTATTTGTGATCATGTTGGATGGATCCTCCTATAGATAGGTGGGACTTGGGAGAAGGCCAGAGAGAGGTGTGAGAAGTAGTGTAAGTAAGAGGGGGTGTATATAAAGAGATTATAAGCTAGGCTAAATGGCGTGATTAAACTAAACATATGGGACCCAAATGTTTCCTAATTTCTTGTTTCACGGGATATATCTTATTGGTAGTTTCGGCCGTTAAGCGAGGCCTAATTGATGGTGGAAGATTGAAAAAGGGAATGATGTAACAAAATTAAAGGGATATATACAGTGAAATCATGTTACCTTCTTtaactataattaaattaatgtttggTTATATGTGTACACATAGACTTATGAGTTCGTAGACATTAAATTAGACTAATGTGTAAAGTTACTTGTACAATTCTACAACTGCTTTGGGAGGGTACTTAATTACTCCTACGGTTTTACCAACCGTATTATGTATCTATATACTTCAGATTAGAGGGAGATATAAGTAATTGATTGTTCAATAGCATGCGGGGGTCCCGTTCGGACGACGATGTATTTAACAAGTTCATTTTTTCTTCCATTGCAAAATTACTGAGTGTCCTTGCATGATCGTTGAGAAAATGAGAACTAATAATGAAACTAAGCCGGAATCACGCGATATTGATTGAAAACTTTGATCAATTAATGAGACGGATAGTATAAGCCTCTGCTTGACATGCTTTGCGTAATAATGAAGTAATGGGTAATACTACATTTTATATGCTAGACTGCGAATTCGAACTACACATGCTTATCTTTCTTCATACTTAGCCACTATTTGTAATGCCCataaactaatttataatttattagattaaaAGACATTTATTTAGTAAACAAGTTTTTCTTATAAACTTattatgatgttttattttaaattgcaTTTGAACTTATagctttttatattttctttcaattataatcttattattgtatttttattatatttttatttgtatgtaATACAAAATAACTAACTCACTTAGTACCCTCTCACCTGTTTACAGTTTCACATATATCTTCTTCAACAAAGTACTAAATTTCTTTTAATTCCTTGTAAAAATAACTTCCAAAAAATTATGTTATTCATCTTACAAGAAATTGATTAAGGTATGGATTGTAATATTTATTACAGTTTTGCTACCAACACTCCCTAATTTACTACCCACACCCCTCAAatgcttaaaaaaataaaaattcctaAATTACCCTTcccttcttcctcttcattaacctaactcatcttcttcttctttattctatcttcatcatcttcattcaacaccttcttcatcttcttcattttcttcaacattaatcatcatcatcattaacCATCTTCATAAATCATCATCAATTATCATTAATCATCATCAATTATCATCAATCTTCATCAATCATTATCGATCATCATTAACCATCTTCAGAATTTTGGTAACATTTACGTGAACTAAATTTCACGTAAGTTTACGTTAATTGAGATCACGTACGTTTACGTAAACTGAATTCTAGTAAATGTACAtgaaattgagttcacgtaaatgtacatgaaattgagttcacgtaaatgACTTAATTTTCAATCTTCAATGATCTTgcaatcttaattcacgtacgtgtacgtgaattaagattgcgtaaattctgagaatttttttttaacatacgTGAATTTAGTTCACGTAGCAATacaacgtacgtgaactgagttcacgaaCAATCCccatatttaaaagaaaaaaaaatcaaactcagAAATAGACCAATAAACATACATTTTTAGGTCACTTTAACCACAATGTGAGAAAGAAACTGATGGTGTAGGTTATGAGTAAGTtatgtgaattttaaataattatgagGTAGAGTTGGTGAGGTATGgtgattttttaatatgtgagACATGAGATGTGATGAATGTTGATGAAGGTGAGTTATGAGTtagtaaaattgtaaaaaatgttACGAATATCAAATGatattttggatattttggtttttttacaAATGTGAGGGGTGTGGGTAGCaacattgtatttattattatttcttcatcttctaatTTGTTATTGTGAtaaagttaaattcattttttatgtcaaattgTAAACATGAAatgaattgtattatttttacaatGACTATTTATACATATAGAACTTGCTAAACTGTTAGAgaacaattcaaatttatatttatattgtaataaaaaaaagtaaatgatgtaacaaaaaaaagtaaagtaaaatagaaaaatcaattaaaaaaaaaaaaggaaatggaGTAAAACAATACTCGAGagagattaaataaaaatgtcacattttatgttattttaaattaaataattatgttttttttatgttattttatattgttaaaaaaatataaatttaccaaacactttaatttcaattaaataaatttttaactataaattataagttatcAATTATCGGTTACCTATTTAAGTATCAACTAACTTAtaacttaaatttattatttataaaagatatatttgtCAACGGAGGAGTCCATTAGAAACGAGTTTAACCTCACCCACTCCACCTCCGACTAATCACAGAAAATATGCAtccatctttattttttaatagattgaAATTTGAATGTTTTTTCTATCAATGATAGAGGTTGAttctttacatatatatatatatatatatatatataaatcatattaatttattataattaataataataaagtaactattattaaaaagtaataaagtaaaacaaattaaaattatattttttataaatataagattaatatttataaaataaataaatttatatgcatataaatttaaaaatttattaataattttgctACGAGAACTGGATTGAAAGCAGATCAAATATCAATTCCTCAAACCTCCCCCATCAATTAATCATTCAATTGATATTGGCTGCGAAAGGTGTGTTTAGATTGTTAGAAATTAAATCTACCCAAAGGAAAATATTGACTTATTTGGTTTAATGGGTCcatctattaatttttttattttgactccaagatgcatttttttttattatatccttttttgaaaaaaatttaaattctctactttaaaattaatatatcaaaatatcataatttttaaatctttaggaaatcacatttaaaaaaatctcaacACAATACATAATCGCATTTTCGTCGTGCGactttctaaaaatttaaaaaatagaatattttaatattttcgtTTTAAAATAGGGtattttgatcttttttttctttctaaaaagagaatataattaaaaaaaaataccaaaatatatcttttataagtaataaatttaaagaaaatttttaGATTAAGGAGATGCATCCCATGTAAAAATCAAGCAGAGTCAACTAGGGAATTTAGATGAAGGatttataatgaaatttatgtaCAATTTAACTATTAATTGGAGAACTTTGATCTTGAATTCCAATCGCAACGCATATGAACAAAATGTCCATCCATCTATATTATTctggattggttaaaaataataatcttaATTGTGGCGCATTACATTACTCAAATAGATTAGTGTATTGTGTATATGCTAATGACTAAACTTTGAttgtatattttgttattttgtgtATGAGACGTCCTCTAGATAGTTTGATCTTTGTTTCTGGGTGTACCAATTAGCAGTGTGTGCCTTTTCAATATATTGtcttttcattaaaataaaaaattactaaaaacaatgttggaaataataataataataataataataataataataataataataataataataataataataataataataataataataataataataattagttggtgtaaattaaaaaaaaatacagaagtCTTATTATTTAGGAGGGATGACACTAGAGTTGtgcatgttttttatttatttatttattataatcaaaCTATATGTATTTTAAAACTAGCTATGATATGAGTTGATATGAGTtaagatttataattaaatctattttttggtttaaaatcgATTATATAACCCGTTGTAAAAtaggttatggttaaataaccgattttaaattatacaatcGGTTTtgacaaattcaattttaaaattgaattctcaaaattagatttttttaattgttttttgtacttttaattgatttaaaaacttgacattataaatgaaaaacttgatataatttattaatttcaataatttgatGTATTATGAAACTATGATGACAAAACTATTAACaagtttgaatatatttttctttttattaccTTAGACAAATTCTAATCatataatcaaatcaataaTGAGTGTATCTAAATGACACTTTATACATCGTATTACGTTATAACCAACAACGCTTTTCAAATTTCATAATACATCAGGTAAAatgaaagacaaaaaaatatgagaaattaaTAAGCGATTTACTAATTTTATCATGTATAAGTGTTGtgaattttttcttaaatttatttttattttattttagtgactttaaaatttgatgtataaacgtattttattgatttaaataaatatagttttttagtaaaaaatagttaattggGCATTAGAATTTCTTTCTCTCCGAtactcttatttattatatgtcaaTCCACTTATAACTactcaaataattaataaaggtatttttaaaaaaatattattaagagtattttaattaattataaaactcACTTTAACATAAAAATTAGTATAGTCAATAGTTGTTTCGAAATGTgcataaacaaataaaactcTAACAACTATCTAAAATAGATGTTGaccataaaattaaaagaaaattacttTCTAACTTGAACCAATAGTTATTCTTGAAAACACACAATTAATTGTGTCCCTAAAGTATcattcaaacaattaaattaaatatccaaaattaaaaataaaagtatatcaCCAAAAAATCATACGAAAGAAAATGTGTAGTAGAtgattataaaatgaaaaatcaaaaagaaaagaaaaaccatTTTGGACTTGCAACATGTAATCGAACGTGTATAAATATGAGAAAAAGATGAAAGATGagatgagagaaaaaaaaacatgataatattaaaaagtgtGGGAGAGTATTAGAAAATGTGAAAAGTAGACGCAATGATAAGTGAAAtactactattttttaattaaaaacaattatttattcatgttcaaataaattaatagtagaAAAATGAGATTGAGGCGAGTTTGAATTTTAATCTTGTATTGTATTATTAAATTGGTAATAGATTATTTAAATAACtgatttttcttcataattatagaaaatgctgtaatttttattattttaattcaaataaagCAAAAAAACATATACAATTGTGTAATACTCCTttcaacttaaatataaataattttgattcaacaaattaatattgatgtatttaatctttaaattttataatcaatatatattttttatttgtctatgtatatatatgtttatagtatatattgaaattaattaatagtatatattaattttttaatataacttaaaaattatgCGTAGTAAATAGATAATTGCTTAAACGCCCCCTCAAAACTCAATGTTTTACTGAATTTTTGTggaaatacatattttatctcttatgaacaacaccttataaatatatattatttgattgaaCAATCACCTTATATTATATGTATCTCCTCGACTTACTTTAGCAAAGTGGAACAAATTAAGATCATCATCAACACTATCAATTACAACTTTTAGTCCATATATATATCACCAAGAACATTGTCATAATAGCAAGTAATAAGCATTCACACATCAATTAAACCTCACCTCATCATcattagataataataaaataatatctatcaattaaattattaagccTTACTATCACGAATTAATCTTCATTAATTAATAACTTCTAAGTCCCTAATCATTACTAATCACTTTTTTGAGCGAAATTATAGtcactttttaaatttattaatcaatattttaacCACTATTCAATTCTCAGTATTACTTAATCAATTATCTCCTTAACTTAACAATTATTTAGTCAGCTTGATCGAttatttacaattaattttCACAGCCCAACACTTATCGTTTCTAGTGTTTTACTAAATTcctaatcattttttttctttctaataaaCTATCTAGCCATTTCATCCATTAATGCTGGGTAAGACCCATAATTAGTGGTAGGTGGAGAAGCCACGAGTGATCATTATTTGAGTTATAATAGAAAAGTGTTGCATCCAATTTTACAATTTGAGACCAAGACATAATTTGTCGAACTTAATAATCAAACATTTTACGTTCTTTCTTTTacgtttttgtatttttattcatttaaaccAGATTTGATGTTTTAACAATCAATTAAATATCATAATCGATTATCATactatttatttcaattatttatacatCTAATCTAATCTATAACATTTAATcgattgttatttaaaaaacaacaaatacaAGTTCCAACATAAATATTACTATTCACCATCAATCATGAATAACAATATAATGAACTCGACCAAAACCATCGttaaacatataattatatCCAATCACACATAATGAGTTAATTTAGCACATAAAAGAAATATGCATTCCCTAACTATCATATATAACTCTATGTCACTATACCGTTGGGGAGTCCGGCATACAGAATGAGCTAAATAAGGATTTataagagacttagacaccaTATCTCAACCTAAAACCTTAAAACATTAGGTTTATGAGTCATTCTCCTTATGTATCCAATATAGCCTCCATTCGtagtcaatgtgggactaaccactcataattgaattccaacaaaaAGGACATCGACAATCCATTACCAATGTCCTTTACTACCTTTTTGGAGAACCATTCTAAATCCAAGTTTTAGAAtaatccaaaaaatattaataatgtttcaaaatcaaaaatattttatgtcctaattatataagtaaaaattagtCAAACAAAGCTGCagtatttagtttaaattttaagacAAATATATCAATTTCTTGACCTATTTTTAACAAAGTAGTATGCACTTAGTTGATGCTATTATGCTAATAGATTTGTCACATTTAAAATAAGATGTTGGTAAAGTGAAtaaatcaatgataaatattataatcgCTCTTGATTAATCATAcatgtatatattatatcaactatttatttgatcattaatagtttatattactcaacttattttttaaagtgaatTGTTCACTTATAAGAAGTCAAATCCAATACTAATTATCAAATACGGAAAATGTTAAATCCAATGCTAATTAGCAAATCCAGAAAAGGTGGAACAATTGGTATTTAATTACAGTAAATCCAAGGAAGACAAAAATATGAACAAAGAATTCCGTGGTATTAAGTATGGGAGACGGAATTTAAAGTCTTCCACACTTTGTGAATTTGACAAATGATACAATCTATCTGTTATGTGGCCAGCTATTACACACCAAATATCAATCATCTATCTCAAATAAATTCCACACAAAAGCATAATCAAGACCCACATCACTAAATATATGCTTCTTTCTAAACTaaatattagtatatatatattagaggAGATAGAAATGTTAATACCTAGTTGCATAGATCGAACTTTGAAACTTTTACACATTATTTATTCGTGTGTTTAACCAAATCAAATAATCAATAGACTATAGTACTCCGTGGAGAACCTTCTTGTTcgaacttttatttttatttttttgttaattttaagtctaaaaataatactaattaataaagtaaataaataagtagACATGTtcattcaagaaaaatatataattagagGAAAATTCTAAAATAGACAAAGACCTATGCTCACAAGTCATTTTGAATTCTAATTACTATCAATaacattctttaaaaaaaataagttaataattattttatctttacagtaaattaatgtaaatttgatgaattgaattttaaaaaatatatttatcttgaTAATTgccataaataatttattaaatgatttgaCAATAGGGGAGGAAATCAAACATtgtcaaaagaaaatatttgtggGACCAACGTGAATGTGTTTTTAAAGCAGTTAAAGGCAGGTTTCAGATAAAGGCACGACCATTTTAAGTTGGCTTTGGTTGAAGTGTCCTGTTTGTGACAATTACTTGGCAACCTCCACACACACACCAGCTAAACACCTGATGCTTGTTTGCTCCTTTCCTTTTTAATTCACACCATAGCTTGATTTCGGTGCACATGGTCTTCAATGTGCTTTACAAGTCTCACTTCGCCACtcgatttttaaaaccaaaaagtaaaacaaatgtcAACttgttcaatattttttgtcttcatttagatttttaaaaaaagatgatttgaaataattaaaattatattgaatacgattttatga from Cicer arietinum cultivar CDC Frontier isolate Library 1 chromosome 5, Cicar.CDCFrontier_v2.0, whole genome shotgun sequence carries:
- the LOC101499495 gene encoding probable pectate lyase 5; protein product: MITNTPFSFLFFLFSLLTPTLISSSSLQNPQLVVQEVNRKINASVSRRKLGYLSCGSGNPIDDCWRCDSNWEKNRQRLADCAIGFGKNAIGGRDGKIYVVNDDSDNDAVNPKPGTLRYAVIQNEPLWIIFARDMVIKLKEELIMNSFKTIDGRGASVHIAGGPCITIQYVTNVIIHGINIHDCKQGGNAMVRDSPGHYGWRTVSDGDGVSIFGGSHVWVDHCSLSNCNDGLIDAIHGSTAITISNNYMTHHDKVMLLGHSDSYTEDRNMQVTIAFNHFGEGLVQRMPRCRLGYFHVVNNDYTHWEMYAIGGSANPTINSQGNRFVAPNDRFSKEVTKYEDASESEWKNWNWRSEGDLMLNGAFFTASGAESSSSYARASSLSARPSSLVGSITVAAGTLNCKKGSPC